The genome window GGTGGTGGTGGCGCTGCTGCTGGGCAGCGGCTGCGCGAGCCTGTCGCAGGCGCAGCACGGCCGCGCCGTGGCGATCGCCGAGGCCGCGCGCGACCGCCAGCTCGACTGCACGCGCGGGGACCACTGCGCGTTGGCCTCGCCGCTGCGCGGGCTGGCCGGCAAGGCCTTCGCCCAGTCCGCCGACGGCGCCCCGCGGCACTACGCCACCATCCTCGACCACGGCGAAGAGGCGCTGGTGGCGCGGGTCAACCTGATCCGCAGCGCCAGCCGCAGCATCGACCTGCAGACCTACATCTTCGACAAGGACGACAGCGCGCGGCTGGTGATGGACGAACTGCTGGCCGCGGCGCGGCGCGGGGTCAAGGTGCGGGTGCTGATCGACCAGCTCTCGGCGATCTCCGACCTGCAGATCCTCGGCGCGCTGGCCGGCGCGCACGAGAACTTCTCGCTGCGCATCTACAACCCCACCTTCGGCCTGGCCAAGCCCAACTATTTCCACTACGCCGCCAGCGTGCTGTGCTGCTTCCGCCGCTTCAACCAGCGCATGCACAACAAGCTGCTGGTGATCGACGACGCGATCGGCGTGGTCGGCGGGCGCAACTACCAGGACGATTACTACGACTGGGACGCCGAGTACAACTTCCGCGACCGCGACGTGCTGGTCGCCGGCCCGGTGGCACGCACGATGGCCGCCAACTTCGACGCCTACTGGGCGGCGCGGCGCAGCGTGCCGGTGGCGCGGCTCAACGACGTCGGCAGGCTGCTGCTGCGCGAGGGCGTGCCGGCGATGCCGCCGGCGCAGTTCCTGCGTCCGGAGCGGGTGCAGCGGGTCAGCGAGGAGGCGGCCGATCCGGCCTTCGTCGAGAACGCCTTCGTGCTGCCGGCGTTGCCGGTCAAGCATGTGGACTACGTCGCCGACCTGCCGCAGAAGCACCGCCGCGAACACGGCCCCAAGGCCATTTCCACCGCGCCCAGGCTCGACCGGCTGATCGCCGGCGCGCGCGAGGAAATCATGCTGCAGACGCCGTACCTGGTGCTGTCGGACCCGGCGCAGGAGATCTTCCGCGACCTGCGCAAGCGCACCCGGCCGCCGCGCGTGGTGGTGGCCACCAACAGCCTGGCGGCCACCGACAACCCGGTGGTGTACGCGCTGTCCTACAAGTACAAGCGCCGCAACCTGCGCGAACTGGGCTTCGACATCTACGAGTACAAGCCGTTCCCGCTGGATGCGCCGGTGGACTACGCCAACCTGCTGCCGGCGCCGTTGCAGGGCGAGGTGCCGTCCGCGCCGGCCGGCGGCGAGCGCGGCGAGGCTGCCGGCAGCGGGCGCAACACGTTGCTGGGCGGCAGCGCCGCCGGGCGCAGTTCGCTGCTGGGCAGCGGCAGTGGCGGGCCGTCCGGCGGCCGCGGCGACGGCAGCCAGGTCGCGCGCCGCGTGCTGCGCACCGAGACCCGCCCGTCCTACCTGAGCCGGCGCATCGCCAACCGGCCGCTGCCGGTGACCCGCGAGGGCGCGCGCATGGGCCTGCATGCCAAGTCGCTGGTGGTGGACCGCCGC of Xanthomonas sacchari contains these proteins:
- a CDS encoding phospholipase D family protein, which gives rise to MRVLVVVALLLGSGCASLSQAQHGRAVAIAEAARDRQLDCTRGDHCALASPLRGLAGKAFAQSADGAPRHYATILDHGEEALVARVNLIRSASRSIDLQTYIFDKDDSARLVMDELLAAARRGVKVRVLIDQLSAISDLQILGALAGAHENFSLRIYNPTFGLAKPNYFHYAASVLCCFRRFNQRMHNKLLVIDDAIGVVGGRNYQDDYYDWDAEYNFRDRDVLVAGPVARTMAANFDAYWAARRSVPVARLNDVGRLLLREGVPAMPPAQFLRPERVQRVSEEAADPAFVENAFVLPALPVKHVDYVADLPQKHRREHGPKAISTAPRLDRLIAGAREEIMLQTPYLVLSDPAQEIFRDLRKRTRPPRVVVATNSLAATDNPVVYALSYKYKRRNLRELGFDIYEYKPFPLDAPVDYANLLPAPLQGEVPSAPAGGERGEAAGSGRNTLLGGSAAGRSSLLGSGSGGPSGGRGDGSQVARRVLRTETRPSYLSRRIANRPLPVTREGARMGLHAKSLVVDRRVGVIGTHNFDPRSETYNTEGAVIVDDPAFAQALAASIGRDIEPENSWVVAPRVKPPVLSGLNYSMGKVSEALPVLDFWPWRYATDYEFQPGPDCPAPLTRRDPGFHRCYSAVGDFPEVNVGPKWLLVRMLTAFGSGLVPIL